A genomic region of Streptosporangiales bacterium contains the following coding sequences:
- a CDS encoding TetR family transcriptional regulator yields the protein MTAVNRRGDDTRQKLLTGALSCLTEHGIAGVSARTVATSAGVNQALVFYHFGSVDELLAAACRHGAEEHVGRYRARFAEVTSLQELLQLGRELHTEEHAEGNVAVLAQLLAGAQTDARLAPATAAGLNLWITEIEQVLDRVLAGSPLAEVLDVTGFARAVAAAFVGLELYEGVDPAGSGAAMAALDQLTAVAAVLDEQGPVVQRAVRAGLRRGSRKRRPTR from the coding sequence ATGACGGCCGTGAACAGGCGCGGCGACGACACCCGCCAGAAGCTGCTCACGGGTGCGCTGAGCTGCCTGACCGAGCACGGCATCGCCGGTGTCTCCGCGCGTACCGTCGCGACGTCCGCCGGCGTCAACCAGGCGCTGGTCTTCTACCACTTCGGCAGCGTCGACGAGCTGCTCGCCGCGGCCTGCCGGCACGGCGCGGAAGAGCACGTCGGCAGGTACCGCGCGCGCTTCGCCGAGGTGACGTCGCTGCAGGAGCTGCTGCAGCTCGGCCGCGAGCTGCATACCGAGGAACACGCCGAGGGCAACGTCGCCGTGCTCGCGCAGCTGCTCGCCGGCGCGCAGACCGACGCCAGGCTCGCGCCCGCGACCGCCGCCGGGCTCAACCTCTGGATCACGGAGATCGAGCAGGTCCTCGACCGGGTGCTCGCCGGCTCGCCGCTTGCGGAGGTCCTCGACGTCACGGGGTTCGCCCGCGCGGTCGCGGCCGCGTTCGTCGGGCTCGAGCTGTACGAGGGCGTCGACCCGGCCGGCAGCGGCGCGGCGATGGCCGCGCTCGACCAGCTCACCGCCGTCGCCGCGGTGCTCGACGAACAAGGCCCGGTGGTCCAGCGGGCGGTGCGCGCGGGCCTTCGGCGGGGCAGCAGGAAGCGGCGACCTACTCGGTGA
- the pstS gene encoding phosphate ABC transporter substrate-binding protein PstS, which translates to MRTTNRYNKHVAGGALLLASVLALSACGQDPSGGGTDKAASPKASDCAKGSLNTSGSSAQANAVTEWVKAYQSSCDGATINYQPNGSGAGIEQFLQGSTGFAGSDSALEPAEAKKAQERCEGNKAINLPMVVGPVAVVYKLEGVDDLQLSPSTMAKIFAGKVKKWNDPAIKAENPDAKLPATPIQAVHRSDESGTTDNFTDYLSNAAPKDWTYGADKVWKAPGGQGAKGSDGIASSLKNTEGAISYVEMSYAENSELQQAKVKNGAGEYVSLTGESAAATVDSAKIVGKGNDLALEIDYTTKAKGAYPIVLVTYEITCEEGLSKEQVDLVKGFLSYTSSQKGQDKLSEIGYAPLPDELAGKVRESVKSIS; encoded by the coding sequence GTGAGGACAACGAACAGGTACAACAAGCATGTCGCCGGTGGAGCGCTACTGCTCGCGAGCGTGCTCGCGCTCTCCGCGTGCGGCCAGGACCCGAGTGGTGGCGGCACGGACAAGGCCGCGTCCCCGAAGGCGAGCGACTGCGCGAAGGGCAGTCTGAACACATCCGGCTCGTCGGCGCAGGCGAACGCCGTGACCGAGTGGGTCAAGGCGTACCAGAGCAGCTGCGACGGCGCGACCATCAACTACCAGCCCAACGGATCCGGCGCGGGGATCGAGCAGTTCCTCCAGGGCAGCACCGGGTTCGCCGGCTCGGACTCCGCGCTGGAGCCGGCCGAGGCGAAGAAGGCGCAGGAGCGCTGCGAGGGCAACAAGGCCATCAACCTGCCGATGGTCGTCGGCCCGGTCGCCGTCGTCTACAAGCTCGAGGGCGTCGACGACCTGCAGCTGAGCCCGTCGACCATGGCGAAGATCTTCGCCGGCAAGGTCAAGAAGTGGAACGACCCGGCCATCAAGGCCGAGAACCCGGACGCGAAGCTGCCGGCGACGCCGATCCAGGCCGTGCACCGCAGTGACGAGTCCGGCACCACGGACAACTTCACCGACTACCTGAGCAACGCCGCGCCGAAGGACTGGACCTACGGCGCCGACAAGGTGTGGAAGGCACCGGGCGGTCAGGGCGCCAAGGGCTCCGACGGCATCGCGAGCTCGCTGAAGAACACCGAGGGTGCGATCAGCTACGTCGAGATGTCCTACGCGGAGAACTCGGAACTGCAGCAGGCGAAGGTGAAGAACGGCGCAGGTGAGTACGTCTCGCTGACCGGTGAGTCTGCGGCGGCGACGGTCGACTCGGCGAAGATCGTCGGCAAGGGTAACGACCTCGCACTGGAGATCGACTACACCACCAAGGCGAAGGGTGCCTACCCGATCGTCCTGGTGACCTACGAGATCACCTGCGAAGAGGGTCTCTCGAAGGAGCAGGTCGACCTGGTGAAGGGCTTCCTCTCCTACACGTCCAGCCAGAAGGGGCAGGACAAGCTCAGCGAGATCGGTTACGCCCCGCTGCCCGACGAGCTCGCCGGCAAGGTACGCGAATCGGTGAAGTCGATCAGTTGA
- a CDS encoding O-acetyl-ADP-ribose deacetylase, whose translation MELSLVQGDITEQRVDALVNAANSSLLGGGGVDGAIHRKGGPLILRECQDIRRTDYPDGLPVGKAVATTAGDLAATWVIHTVGPVYSDDDDRADQLASCHREALRLADELGVRTIAFPAISTGVYRYPVADAARIAVGAVRDADTKVSEVRFVLFDQPAYEAFASAFA comes from the coding sequence ATGGAGCTGAGCCTGGTGCAAGGTGATATCACCGAGCAGCGAGTCGACGCCTTGGTCAACGCAGCGAACTCGTCGTTGCTCGGCGGTGGCGGCGTGGACGGCGCGATCCACCGCAAGGGTGGCCCGCTCATCCTGCGCGAGTGTCAGGACATCAGGCGCACCGACTACCCCGACGGCCTGCCGGTCGGCAAGGCCGTGGCCACGACCGCAGGCGACCTGGCGGCGACGTGGGTCATCCACACCGTCGGCCCGGTCTACTCGGACGACGACGACAGGGCCGACCAGCTCGCGTCCTGTCACCGCGAGGCGCTGCGGCTCGCCGACGAGCTCGGCGTACGGACGATCGCGTTCCCGGCCATCTCCACGGGTGTGTACCGCTACCCGGTAGCGGACGCGGCGCGGATCGCCGTGGGCGCGGTGCGGGATGCGGACACGAAGGTGTCCGAGGTGCGCTTCGTGCTGTTCGACCAGCCGGCGTACGAGGCGTTCGCCAGCGCGTTCGCGTAG
- the pstC gene encoding phosphate ABC transporter permease subunit PstC yields MTAQATSRDEVLSSPRGERSARLFGDRAFRLLVRFAGVFVLLIMAAITGFLVGEAVPALRENTANFLTEKNWFPDSTPSVFGVAALTWGTLMSSAIALVLATPVAVAVALFTTQYATGAAGRFLGHAVDLLAAVPSVVFGLWGLQYLAPVMTPVQGAMAAVLGWIPLFEADLVGRSLFLAGVVLAVMILPIIAALSREVLMRVPMSQIEAAKALGATRWETIKLAVLPNAKRGITSAAMLGLGRALGETIAVALVLSSSFTISLHILEPGGATFAANIANSFGEAGEIGRGALIASGLVLFLITFAVNALARVLQVKGKKKAAR; encoded by the coding sequence ATGACCGCACAAGCGACGTCACGTGACGAGGTGCTCTCGTCACCCCGCGGTGAGCGGAGCGCCCGGCTCTTCGGAGACCGGGCGTTCCGGCTGCTCGTCCGCTTCGCGGGAGTGTTCGTGCTCCTCATCATGGCGGCCATCACCGGCTTCCTCGTCGGTGAGGCGGTGCCCGCGCTCCGGGAGAACACCGCGAACTTCCTGACCGAGAAGAACTGGTTCCCCGACTCCACGCCAAGCGTCTTCGGTGTCGCGGCGCTGACCTGGGGCACGTTGATGTCCAGCGCCATCGCCTTGGTGCTGGCCACCCCGGTCGCGGTGGCGGTGGCGTTGTTCACCACCCAGTACGCGACCGGCGCCGCCGGTAGGTTCCTCGGCCACGCGGTCGACCTGCTCGCGGCCGTGCCGAGTGTAGTCTTCGGGCTCTGGGGGCTGCAGTACCTGGCGCCGGTGATGACACCGGTGCAGGGTGCGATGGCCGCGGTGCTCGGCTGGATCCCGTTATTCGAGGCCGACCTGGTCGGCCGCTCCCTGTTCCTCGCCGGTGTGGTGCTCGCCGTGATGATCCTGCCGATCATCGCGGCACTGTCGCGTGAGGTGCTGATGCGGGTGCCGATGTCGCAGATCGAGGCGGCGAAGGCGCTCGGGGCGACGCGCTGGGAGACGATCAAGCTGGCCGTGTTGCCGAACGCCAAGCGAGGCATCACCTCGGCGGCGATGCTCGGCCTCGGGCGCGCGCTCGGCGAGACCATCGCGGTGGCCCTCGTACTGTCTTCGAGCTTCACGATTTCGCTGCACATCCTGGAGCCCGGCGGTGCGACGTTCGCCGCGAACATCGCGAACAGCTTCGGCGAGGCCGGTGAGATCGGCCGTGGCGCGCTGATCGCGTCCGGTCTGGTGCTCTTCTTGATCACCTTCGCGGTCAACGCACTGGCCAGGGTGCTGCAGGTCAAGGGCAAGAAGAAGGCGGCGCGATGA
- the mshA gene encoding D-inositol-3-phosphate glycosyltransferase, which produces MLSVHTSPLDGPGNGDAGGMNVYVLEVAKRLAVAGVEVEIFTRATSSELPPRVDVAPGVTVNHLLAGPYEGLAKEDLAGQLCAFTVGVLRAEARQRPGHYDLVHSHYWLSGQVGWVAKERWRVPLVHSMHTMARVKNLSLADGDRPEPAAREIGESQVVAAADRLVGNTTDETDQLVRLYDADPWRTSVVHPGVDLDVFRPGSAAAARRALGLERDAIVLLFAGRVQPLKGPDVVVDAAAQLLAERPQLRDRLVVAVVGGPSGTGTGQLDDLVRQARARGIGDAVRFVPAVAPARLADWYRAATATLVPSHSESFGLVALESQACGTPVVAARVGGLPTAVADGRTGVLVDGHDPRHYAAPVADLVDRADRREAMAWAAVRHAAAFSWDATAEALLDAYRDTIGAFTADVQGLSA; this is translated from the coding sequence ATGCTCTCCGTGCACACGTCCCCGCTCGACGGCCCCGGCAACGGTGACGCCGGCGGGATGAACGTCTACGTGCTCGAAGTCGCGAAGCGGCTCGCGGTGGCCGGCGTCGAGGTGGAGATCTTCACCAGGGCGACGTCCAGCGAGCTGCCACCGCGGGTGGACGTGGCGCCGGGGGTCACCGTCAACCACCTGCTCGCCGGCCCGTACGAGGGGCTGGCGAAGGAGGACCTAGCCGGGCAGCTGTGCGCGTTCACCGTGGGTGTGCTGCGCGCCGAGGCCAGGCAGCGGCCAGGCCACTACGACCTGGTGCACTCGCACTACTGGCTCTCCGGCCAGGTGGGCTGGGTGGCGAAGGAACGCTGGCGGGTGCCGCTTGTGCACAGCATGCACACCATGGCGAGGGTGAAGAACCTGTCGCTGGCCGACGGCGACCGCCCGGAGCCGGCCGCGCGGGAGATCGGCGAGTCCCAGGTGGTCGCCGCGGCGGACCGGCTGGTGGGCAACACCACCGACGAGACCGACCAGCTGGTGCGGTTGTACGACGCCGACCCGTGGCGGACGTCTGTGGTGCATCCCGGTGTCGACCTGGATGTCTTCCGGCCGGGTAGCGCCGCCGCCGCGCGGCGCGCGCTCGGGCTGGAACGCGACGCCATCGTGCTGCTGTTCGCCGGACGGGTCCAGCCGCTGAAGGGCCCGGACGTGGTGGTCGACGCCGCCGCGCAGCTGCTCGCCGAGCGTCCGCAGCTGCGCGACCGGCTGGTCGTCGCGGTGGTGGGCGGCCCGAGCGGCACGGGCACCGGTCAGCTCGACGACCTCGTACGGCAGGCGCGGGCGCGCGGCATCGGCGACGCGGTGCGGTTCGTGCCCGCGGTGGCACCGGCCCGGCTGGCCGACTGGTACCGCGCGGCGACCGCCACCCTCGTGCCGTCGCACAGCGAGTCGTTCGGCCTGGTGGCCCTGGAGTCGCAGGCGTGCGGCACGCCGGTGGTCGCGGCCCGGGTAGGCGGCCTGCCGACGGCCGTCGCGGACGGTCGCACCGGCGTGCTCGTCGACGGTCACGACCCCCGGCACTACGCCGCGCCGGTCGCCGACCTGGTCGACCGCGCCGACCGGCGCGAGGCGATGGCGTGGGCGGCCGTACGGCACGCGGCGGCGTTCTCCTGGGACGCGACGGCCGAGGCACTGCTCGACGCGTACCGCGACACGATCGGCGCGTTCACCGCCGACGTGCAAGGCTTGTCCGCGTGA
- a CDS encoding SDR family NAD(P)-dependent oxidoreductase, translating to MSSRRAVVTGASTGIGYATARQLAAAGFEVVAVARRKERLDALAAEVGPQLTPLPCDITDDADLERLVEVAGDCHVLVNNAGGARGQDPVEHAKDDDWQFMYDANVLGTMRVTRALLPALERTGDGYVVIVSSIAGHEVYPGGAGYHAAKYAQAAMAKTLRLELVGRPVRVTEVAPGMVRTEEFSLSRFDGDKERAEKVYAGVAEPLVADDVADCISWCVTRPSHVNVDLLVVKPRAQADGRTVHRDL from the coding sequence ATGAGCAGCCGACGCGCAGTGGTGACCGGCGCGAGCACCGGCATCGGGTACGCGACCGCGCGACAGCTCGCCGCGGCCGGCTTCGAGGTCGTCGCCGTCGCGCGGCGCAAGGAACGGCTGGACGCGCTCGCCGCCGAGGTGGGGCCGCAGCTCACGCCGTTGCCGTGCGACATCACCGACGACGCGGACCTGGAGCGGCTGGTCGAGGTCGCCGGCGACTGCCACGTGCTGGTGAACAACGCAGGCGGCGCGCGCGGCCAGGACCCGGTCGAGCACGCCAAGGACGACGACTGGCAGTTCATGTACGACGCGAACGTGCTGGGCACCATGCGGGTGACCCGTGCGCTGTTGCCGGCGCTCGAACGCACCGGCGACGGCTACGTCGTGATCGTCAGCTCGATCGCCGGCCACGAGGTCTACCCGGGTGGCGCCGGCTACCACGCGGCGAAGTACGCGCAGGCGGCGATGGCGAAGACGCTGCGGCTTGAGCTGGTCGGCCGGCCGGTCCGGGTCACCGAGGTGGCGCCCGGCATGGTGCGTACCGAGGAGTTCTCGCTGAGCCGCTTCGACGGCGACAAGGAACGGGCGGAGAAGGTGTACGCGGGCGTCGCGGAGCCACTGGTCGCCGACGACGTGGCCGACTGCATCAGCTGGTGCGTGACCCGCCCGTCGCACGTCAACGTGGACCTGCTGGTGGTGAAGCCCCGCGCCCAGGCGGACGGCAGGACCGTCCACCGCGACCTCTGA
- a CDS encoding DUF4166 domain-containing protein, which translates to MTSIFQRALGPDFARLHPQLQRRFGVGLDNGVACTGRGTMRRIWHGKPFVQPFLRLGGTRNILLPRRGRDVPFVIENVPYVDPYGRETVSFVRTFAFPGQRPRRFDAAMIFSEERGCVVDYLGTHQHLATDLHLSVDASGGLHIRSGAHRFREGPVDVRVPDVVAGDAHVHESYDDAAGRFRIRVRVENRRFGPLFGYDGSFAAEFGPAPDALPEPLRPVRAEVRV; encoded by the coding sequence GTGACGTCGATCTTCCAGCGCGCACTCGGCCCCGACTTCGCCCGGCTGCACCCGCAGCTGCAGCGTCGGTTCGGCGTCGGGCTGGACAACGGCGTGGCGTGCACCGGCCGCGGCACCATGCGGCGGATCTGGCACGGCAAGCCGTTCGTGCAGCCGTTCCTGCGGCTCGGCGGCACCAGGAACATCCTGCTGCCGCGCCGCGGCCGGGACGTGCCGTTCGTCATCGAGAACGTGCCGTACGTCGACCCCTACGGGCGGGAGACCGTCTCGTTCGTCCGTACGTTCGCGTTCCCCGGCCAGCGGCCACGTCGCTTCGACGCCGCCATGATCTTCAGTGAGGAACGCGGCTGCGTCGTCGACTACCTCGGCACGCACCAGCACCTGGCGACCGACCTGCACCTGTCCGTGGACGCTTCCGGCGGCCTGCACATCCGGTCGGGCGCACATCGGTTCCGTGAAGGGCCGGTGGACGTACGGGTACCCGATGTCGTCGCCGGCGACGCCCACGTGCACGAGTCGTACGACGACGCCGCCGGCCGGTTCCGCATCCGGGTGCGGGTGGAGAACCGCAGGTTCGGCCCGCTGTTCGGGTACGACGGGTCGTTCGCGGCCGAGTTCGGACCGGCACCGGATGCGCTGCCCGAGCCGCTGCGTCCGGTGCGCGCGGAGGTCCGCGTATGA
- the pstA gene encoding phosphate ABC transporter permease PstA produces the protein MSTTDIARSTPVKVRPSLRRRVSDKVARFGIYLAVVVALAPLVAVLFAVVKQGIARLDVEFLMFSMRNIGATDAGGGAYHAIVGTAEQVGLAALLSVPVGILVAIYLVEYGGNGKLARSVNFVIDVMTGIPSIVAGLFVLAFWVLALGQGFSGFAGAIALSILMLPVVVRSSEEMFRLVPNDLREAALALGVPRWLVVLKVVLPTAAAGLVTGLMLAVARVTGETAPLLLTVFFTDSINFNPFSGPQIGLAQYVFDQASRPTDAAITRAWAGALTLVAGVLLLNIAARALARWKAPKVHRH, from the coding sequence ATGAGTACCACCGATATCGCCAGGAGCACGCCGGTGAAGGTGCGTCCCTCGTTGCGTCGCCGGGTGAGCGACAAGGTGGCGCGGTTCGGTATCTACCTCGCGGTCGTCGTCGCCCTCGCGCCGCTCGTGGCGGTGCTGTTCGCCGTTGTCAAGCAGGGCATCGCCCGGCTCGACGTCGAGTTCCTCATGTTCTCGATGCGCAACATCGGTGCGACGGACGCGGGCGGTGGCGCCTACCACGCGATCGTGGGCACCGCCGAGCAGGTCGGGTTGGCGGCGCTGCTGTCGGTTCCTGTGGGCATCCTGGTCGCCATCTACCTGGTGGAGTACGGCGGCAACGGCAAGCTCGCCCGCTCGGTGAACTTCGTCATCGACGTGATGACGGGTATCCCCTCGATCGTGGCCGGCCTGTTCGTGCTGGCGTTCTGGGTGCTCGCGCTCGGTCAGGGCTTCTCCGGTTTCGCCGGTGCGATCGCACTGTCGATCCTGATGCTGCCGGTCGTGGTGCGGTCGTCGGAGGAGATGTTCCGGCTGGTGCCGAACGACCTGCGCGAGGCCGCCCTCGCGCTGGGTGTGCCGCGCTGGCTGGTCGTGTTGAAGGTGGTGCTGCCGACGGCGGCCGCCGGCCTGGTGACCGGGCTGATGCTCGCCGTCGCGCGGGTGACGGGGGAGACGGCGCCGTTGCTGTTGACCGTCTTCTTCACCGACTCGATCAACTTCAACCCGTTCTCGGGGCCGCAGATCGGTCTGGCGCAGTACGTCTTCGACCAGGCGAGCCGCCCGACGGACGCGGCCATCACGAGGGCATGGGCGGGAGCACTGACGCTCGTCGCCGGTGTACTGCTGCTGAACATCGCGGCGCGTGCGCTCGCGCGCTGGAAGGCGCCGAAGGTCCACCGACACTAG
- a CDS encoding YbjN domain-containing protein gives MTETAAAATIRAVLGDAGLGWEESEPGTFVVTLPGTHKLKTTCSLAVGDHSVSVNAFVIRAPEENQAATYRWLLDRNRKAYGVYFAIDQLGDVYLVGHIPADSVTAAEVDRVLGSVVEYADGSFDKLLELGFADAIRREWAWRVSRGESLANLQAFRHLTE, from the coding sequence GTGACGGAGACAGCCGCCGCGGCCACCATCAGGGCCGTGCTCGGGGATGCCGGCCTGGGCTGGGAGGAGTCCGAGCCCGGCACGTTCGTGGTGACGCTGCCAGGCACGCACAAGCTGAAGACCACCTGCTCGCTGGCCGTCGGCGACCACAGCGTGTCGGTGAACGCGTTCGTCATCCGCGCGCCCGAGGAGAACCAGGCGGCCACCTACCGCTGGCTGCTCGACCGCAACCGCAAGGCGTACGGCGTGTACTTCGCGATCGACCAGCTGGGTGACGTCTACCTGGTCGGGCACATCCCGGCCGACTCGGTGACGGCCGCGGAGGTCGACCGGGTGCTCGGCAGTGTGGTGGAGTACGCCGACGGCAGCTTCGACAAGCTGCTCGAGCTCGGCTTCGCCGACGCCATCAGGCGGGAGTGGGCGTGGCGGGTGTCGCGGGGCGAGAGCCTGGCGAACCTGCAGGCGTTCCGTCACCTCACCGAGTAG
- a CDS encoding phosphoglyceromutase: MATLVLVRHGESVWNAEGLFTGWVDVDLSTKGEEEAQRAGDLLVDEGVLPDVLHTSVLQRAIRTANITLDGCERLWIPVRRSWRLNERHYGALQGKNKAQTREEFGEEQFMVWRRSYDTPPPPLPDDDELSQVGDPRYASLPSDAVPRTECLKDVLVRMLPYWYDALVPDLRSGATVMVAAHGNSLRALVKHLDDLGDEEVVELNIPTGIPLVYELDDDMQVLSKGYLDPEAAEEAIAAVAAQGAKK; the protein is encoded by the coding sequence ATGGCGACGTTGGTGCTCGTACGACACGGCGAGAGCGTGTGGAATGCCGAGGGACTGTTTACCGGCTGGGTGGACGTCGACCTCTCCACCAAGGGTGAGGAGGAGGCGCAGCGCGCCGGCGACCTGCTGGTCGACGAGGGCGTGCTGCCCGACGTCCTGCACACCTCGGTGCTGCAGCGCGCCATCCGCACCGCGAACATCACGCTCGACGGCTGCGAGCGGCTGTGGATCCCCGTACGGCGCAGCTGGCGGCTGAACGAGCGCCACTACGGCGCGCTGCAGGGCAAGAACAAGGCGCAGACGCGCGAGGAGTTCGGCGAGGAACAGTTCATGGTCTGGCGGCGCTCGTACGACACCCCGCCGCCTCCGCTGCCCGACGACGACGAGCTCTCCCAGGTCGGCGACCCCAGGTACGCGTCGCTGCCGTCCGACGCGGTGCCGCGCACCGAGTGCCTGAAGGACGTGCTCGTGCGGATGCTCCCTTACTGGTACGACGCGCTCGTCCCCGACCTGCGTAGCGGCGCCACCGTCATGGTCGCGGCGCACGGCAACTCGTTGCGCGCGCTGGTGAAGCACCTCGACGACCTGGGGGACGAGGAGGTCGTCGAGCTGAACATCCCGACCGGCATCCCGCTGGTCTACGAGCTCGACGACGACATGCAGGTGCTCTCCAAGGGCTACCTCGACCCGGAGGCGGCCGAGGAGGCCATCGCCGCCGTCGCCGCCCAGGGGGCGAAGAAGTAG
- a CDS encoding alanyl-tRNA editing protein, whose protein sequence is MADTDRMGRTHRLEVFDADVREWDATVLDVSEDGIVLDRSAFYPGGGGQPPDEGVLLWGGVETHIDGVRKGDDLYLVPREGDPLPPVGTAVRGAVADERRSMLMRTHSGLHVLCGVVFRDYGALVTGGNMEPGVARMDFNLPELPDGFREHIVEACNAEVHADRRIDVKVLPSDEAFQIPDIIRTAQNLLPPGIEQVRIIDIAGLDTQADGGTHVASTRQIGRIELAKVENKGKGFRRCRIRVVD, encoded by the coding sequence ATGGCTGACACCGACCGGATGGGCCGTACACATCGGCTCGAGGTGTTCGATGCGGACGTCAGGGAGTGGGACGCGACCGTCCTGGATGTGTCCGAGGACGGCATCGTGTTGGACCGGTCGGCCTTCTATCCCGGTGGTGGTGGTCAGCCGCCGGATGAGGGCGTGTTGCTGTGGGGTGGCGTCGAGACGCACATCGACGGCGTGCGTAAGGGCGACGACCTCTACCTGGTGCCCCGTGAGGGTGACCCGCTGCCGCCGGTCGGTACGGCCGTACGGGGCGCCGTCGCGGACGAGCGGCGCAGCATGCTGATGCGCACGCACTCCGGCCTGCACGTGCTGTGCGGCGTGGTGTTCCGCGACTACGGCGCACTCGTCACCGGCGGCAACATGGAGCCCGGCGTCGCGCGGATGGACTTCAACCTGCCCGAGCTACCCGACGGCTTCCGCGAGCACATCGTGGAGGCGTGCAACGCCGAGGTGCACGCGGACCGCCGCATCGACGTGAAGGTACTGCCGTCCGACGAGGCGTTCCAGATCCCCGACATCATCCGCACCGCGCAGAACCTGTTGCCGCCCGGCATCGAGCAGGTGCGGATCATCGACATCGCCGGCCTCGACACCCAGGCCGACGGTGGCACGCACGTCGCGTCCACCAGGCAGATCGGCAGGATCGAGCTGGCGAAGGTGGAGAACAAGGGCAAGGGCTTCCGCCGCTGCCGGATCCGCGTCGTCGACTGA
- a CDS encoding aminotransferase class V-fold PLP-dependent enzyme, with protein sequence MTAVLDSTSRDVARPRLDARKLVPQVPAVVGADVTVPLVTGGRVPYANLDHAASAPALTAVRDVVEEFLPYYASVHRGAGYGSMVSTKAYERSREVVREFVGARADDAVLFTRNTTDSLNLLAHCLPAGTNVVAFESEHHADLLPWRRHPLTQLIAPTSPADAVAKVGLALSTLSGPTLVCVTGASNVTGELWPVRQIARVAHSYGARVLLDAAQLLPHRDVDVQALDVDYLAFSGHKLYAPYGAGALVGRQDWLAAAEPYLAGGGASKLVEAGGVQWQGLPERQEAGSPNVVGAVALAAACRTLRDAGRQRLAEHEDALTRRLCAGLAGVPGVTVLSLFDAGQPRVGTVAFTVAGHEPGLIAAALSAEYGIGVRDGLFCAHLLTKKLLRRAAGAGEGQGNALRSSLGLATTAEHVDRLVAALHELTTHGPRWSYIIRDGKWAPEDDPRALPDVLDRL encoded by the coding sequence ATGACGGCTGTGCTCGACTCGACTTCCCGGGACGTGGCACGTCCACGTCTCGACGCGCGCAAGCTGGTGCCCCAGGTGCCGGCTGTGGTCGGTGCGGACGTCACCGTGCCGCTGGTCACCGGCGGGCGCGTGCCGTACGCGAACCTCGACCACGCGGCCAGCGCGCCCGCGCTCACGGCGGTGCGCGACGTGGTGGAGGAGTTCCTGCCGTACTACGCCAGCGTGCACCGTGGCGCGGGGTACGGGTCGATGGTCTCCACCAAGGCGTACGAGCGCAGCCGTGAGGTCGTGCGCGAGTTCGTCGGCGCCCGCGCCGACGACGCCGTGCTCTTCACCAGGAACACCACGGACTCGCTGAACCTGCTCGCGCACTGCCTGCCGGCGGGCACGAACGTGGTGGCGTTCGAGAGCGAGCACCACGCGGACCTGCTGCCGTGGCGCAGGCACCCGCTGACGCAGCTGATCGCGCCGACCAGCCCCGCGGACGCGGTGGCGAAGGTGGGGCTGGCGCTGAGCACGCTGTCCGGCCCGACGCTGGTGTGCGTGACAGGCGCGTCGAACGTCACCGGTGAGCTGTGGCCGGTGCGGCAGATCGCGCGGGTGGCGCACAGCTACGGCGCCCGGGTGCTGCTCGACGCCGCGCAGCTGCTGCCGCACAGGGACGTGGACGTCCAGGCGCTCGACGTCGACTACCTGGCGTTCTCCGGGCACAAGCTCTACGCGCCGTACGGGGCGGGCGCACTCGTCGGCCGGCAGGACTGGCTGGCCGCGGCCGAGCCGTACCTCGCCGGCGGTGGCGCGTCGAAGCTGGTGGAGGCCGGCGGCGTGCAGTGGCAGGGCCTGCCGGAGCGGCAGGAGGCCGGTTCGCCGAACGTGGTCGGGGCGGTCGCGCTCGCCGCGGCCTGCCGCACCCTGCGCGACGCGGGCCGGCAGCGGCTGGCCGAGCACGAGGACGCGCTGACCAGGCGGCTGTGTGCGGGCCTCGCCGGCGTGCCCGGGGTCACCGTGCTGTCGCTGTTCGACGCCGGGCAGCCGCGGGTGGGTACGGTCGCGTTCACCGTCGCCGGGCACGAGCCTGGGCTGATCGCGGCGGCGCTGTCCGCGGAGTACGGCATCGGCGTCCGCGACGGGCTGTTCTGCGCGCACCTGCTGACGAAGAAGCTGCTGCGGCGGGCGGCCGGCGCGGGCGAGGGTCAGGGCAACGCGCTGCGCTCCAGCCTGGGCCTGGCGACCACCGCCGAGCACGTCGACCGGTTGGTCGCCGCCCTGCACGAGCTGACCACCCACGGCCCGCGGTGGTCGTACATCATCCGCGACGGCAAGTGGGCTCCCGAGGACGACCCGCGCGCGCTGCCCGACGTCCTGGACCGGCTCTGA